Within the Paenibacillus sp. AN1007 genome, the region GAATCGTAACAATCTGATTCTGGATATCCCAGCGCAGAATGACCTGTGCTGGCGTTTTGCCATACTTCTGGGCTAGACCCTTCAGGGTGGAATCCTGATTCAGCTTACCTTTCATAATCGGGCTCCATGCCTCCAGCTGAATGCCCTGTGCACCGCAAAAATCCTGCAGCTCCTGTTGAATCAGACCTGGATGCAGCTCCACCTGATTCACCGCGGGCACGGTGCCGCCTTCATCTATAATATCGCGCAAATGGTGCACCTGAAAGTTACTCACACCGATCGCACGTACACTTCCCTCGCTATAAAGTCGTTCAAACGCTCTCCACGTCTCTTTGTATTGGTCACGGCCAGGCCAGTGAATCAAGTATAGATCGATAACATTCAAACCAAGTGCCTTCTGACTGGCTTCAAAAGCTCTAAGTGCTGCATCATAACCTTGATCATCATTCCAGAGTTTCGTCGTTACAAACAATTCATTACGAGCTACACCACTGCTGGCAATCGCTTGTCCAACTTCCTCCTCATTTCCATAGATTGACGCAGTATCTATGCTTCGATAACCTACTTCCAAAGCAGTCTCTACCGCCTGCTGCACTTCTTTCCCCTTCGCTTTATAAGTCCCGAGTCCAAGCCATGGCATCGTCACTCCGTTGTTCAGAATTGTACAATCGGTAATATGTTTTGTCATCCTGTACCTCCCGTATTGATTTTTGCCTGCTCACTGGTCTATTAACCTTCTGACAAATTTTAAAGCGTGATTCAAGTATAAATCTACCCATTCACTCCTATCGAACCGCATCAGACGCTTTGAAAACAAACCAAAAAACCTGCAGGCAATCACTGCCTGCAGGTTCATGTGTAACAGGAACGCTTTACCGCTTCCCCTGCCTGTGCTGATTCTGGACCGAACTCAATCTCTTCTTCTCCTCAATGAACATTTCCTGTGCCAGTTCAAAACCCTGGCCTCCCAAAGACAGCTCTGCCTGCTTCATAGCCTGCTCGGTATGTGCGAGCCGCTGTTCTGCCTGTACAATGGTCTGCAGATTCGGATGAGACATCGCCTGGGAAACAGCATAATGGAGCTTGTTCACCGCATTTTGCGCCTGAGATACAGTTGTACCTGCTTGCAAACTGGAATCATAACGCTTTGGCATGAGTTATTCCTCCTCGGAATCATATTCCTGTTACCTTGTTAGCATGGGTTCTACAAGTCAGCCTTATTCTATTTTTGAAAATTTGTTCAAACTTTCTTCACTGCCAATACGTTAACAACAGTGATGGGTTTAATAAAAGGAGGAATGCCGCCATGACCACAAAGGGAGTTCGTCTGAGCTTGATAACCGTGTCAGTTCTGTTCATTGTACTGCTCTCATTTTTCATATTCTGGGCACTGCGCCCCTCAAACTCCACATACGCGATTACAGGGTATACCTCATCCGCTCTGTACCAAGATATTCCCGTCCCCGCCAACGCCGAACTCATTGAATCCAAAGCATACTCCGATCACCCCACACTCGCCTTTAGCGAAACCTATGAATTAAAACATATCGGTGGTGAACAGGGACTCTATCCGCCCGTTGATTATTTTCAAAAGCTGCATGACTCCGGTTGGGTAGAACAGAATGAAGAACGAATGGGCCATGTGCATATGCTGAACAAAGGTGACGTCAAGATTGCCATCGAAATCCGAGAGAACACTTTCCAAATCTACTTGCTCCATTCGGATGAAGATATCAATCAAATTAGAGGCTGAAAAATAGAAGCACAACGCAAAAAGAGCGGCCTAAGCCCCTCCTTCGCCCGATAAGAACACTTCACCTACTGCTGTAGTTCCAGTAATTCCAGCAAATCCTGTTGATTTGTTTAATTGAAGTTTATTTGATAAACTTCGAAACCTTCGCCAGCACTTCTTCTTCCGAAGGTGCACTGATATAGCGGCCGTTAACGAAAACAAAAGCACGCTTTGCACAAGGGCCGCAGTAAGATTTACAACCGATCTTCACCTCTGTGCCTGGAGCCATCTTCTCAAGCTTAGGCACAATCGACTTCAATCGGATATGATTACATTTTTCGCATACACGGATATCGTTAGCCATGATTTCCCCTTCTTCGCTCCCTTAGTGGTCGCCGTGGTTGCCTTTGGAGGGATTTGTAATGACAAATCCTTCTTGCGGCAAGTAGAGGTAATCAATTTTCACGCCATCCAGCATAGGCTGTCCGTTTTCCAAAATGACATCAATGTCTTTATCCGTAGAAACAACCGTGTCATTATCTCCAGGTGTATCCAGATCAAGTCCGTAGTGGGCATGATCTCCATGTGCATGGGTAATCACAACACGCAGTTTTTTGCCTTCGTTCTCCGGCTTGTCCAGTTCAAGCTTCAGCACTTTCGCTGCATTACGAGTAATTTTGCAGTTCATTCGATTCATCTCCTATATTGTCATTGCTGGTTCCAACAATTTCAGCATTCAATTAGACTTCAGCATCTATTGTAAAGAAAGTTGCAGCTAATCGCAATAACATTGATGCGAAAACGACATGAAGTCATATTTTCGACACGACCTCAGGATCCGGCCTTTTCCGTCAGCACTGGATATTTGCGTTCAGCTCGGCCGACAAACCAATTCATCAGAATCAGAGTGACCCCGATATCATCAACAGGCATAAATGGCATCGCATCAGGAAGCACCCAGTACAGCAGTGCCGGAATAATGAACAACAGTTTTTCTCCTATAGGAATCTGCGGGGCTTTAAGCAGACGTGGAAGTCTCTTGAACACGTGAGCCCACCGCTGAAACGACAACAGTTTTCTCCATTTCATCACATGAACCCCCTTGAGACTCAGCTTTGACCTAAAATGATACGAAACGAGCGCCGCTCCAGCGCCCGTTCCAGTTATACGTCCGAAATCCAGATTCGTTTCACGCCTGGCCCGAAACTCCACCTTCACGTTCCTTATGAGATAACAATGCTGCCAACAGCATGCCCACTTCTACGCAGATATCATTAAACTGCTCTACGGGCAGCGGATTTACTCCCAGACCTACCTCGACGGTGAAACCCGGCCTGCCAAACGTTTCAATGAACCAATCTTTATACCCTGCATCACTGCCCCCAAGTTTCACTGCTTTATATCCCGACGCTTTGGCCAATTTGCGCGACAACGGTGCACTCTCTCTCGGCTCCAGGTCCCGGTAGTTCCAATAGATTTCTTGACCTTGGCTGTGTAGGGATACAACCGCGGCGAAAGCATGCTCCTGCGTCCAACTCGCCAGCGCCTGCGCCTCCGGTTCCGTCAGCGGAGCCGTTCCGGCATAATCCCGCGGACCGGGTGACAGAATTCCTCTGCGCGCTGCCTCTTCGTCCCAATGCGCGGGAAATTGATCGTTGAGGTCAACACCTCTGATATTCGCTTTCCAGTGTGTAAAGTGTGAACGACCGCCATTCCACTCCAGCAATTGAGAAGCATAGATGTGATGATTCACTACACCTTCTTGGACTAACTCTACACCGTCAGGATTCACCATAGGCACTGCCCACAAGGTCGTCTCCTCCATCCAGCGTTCCGGATCAAAATTGTGCCAAAGCGAATGCGAGTGATACGCTTCGGCGTATTCTTCAATAAATCTCATCAGAACAGGAGTGGTAAGCCATTCATTCGCGTGAACCGATGCATTAACGTGAATATGCCGTGCCCCCTGCCCAATCCGCACGTATGGCAGCGTTTTCCCCATCACACTCGTACCAATGGACCCCGACTCAACACAAGAATAACGCGTTTCTAATCGCTGTATATCCCTCAATAATTCACGGTATCCATATTCACCTTCGATGTTCACCATCGATTTTACGTCAGCGTCAGGAATATCAATGCAGCAGCCGCCCCAGTCCGTCATCTTGGCGATTTCGGGATTTTTCTCGCGAAGCTGGTTTTCCGTTAAACCGAAACGCTGCGCTGTTTCCCGCACCGTCTCTCCCGGCGGCACGGCATATCTTCGTCCTGTCCCCGGCATCACACGCAGCATCTGACCCTTGAGCAGATATGGTTGTGCCGCGGCTTCCGGATTCAGTGCACAGAGAAGCTCTTTGGTCATCCGATATGCCGAAGCAATCCGCGGCAGCGTGTCTCCTGTTTTCACGATAATCCACTGCAGTTCCATGTTGTTCTCCCTTCCACAGAGCCTAATCTCCCCGCTCGGTTCTCATCTGATGATCGTGTCTGTAATATACGTATGCTGGCCCGGTTGTCCGTCATGTGACATGGTTCGCAGACTTCTTTATTTCGATGGTCTGATCGCCAAGACAGAACACAAACTGCACCGTCTATCGGGGAAATAAGAAAAACCCGGACCTGTACAGATCCGGGAAAACCAATGCGAATGGGAAAATAACATTCATATCACTTTAGCATAAGAATACCTACATCTTAGGAATTACTGCATCATAACAGTCATTACTGTTATTAAGGGTGCAGCAAGCTGCCGTTATTTACGATTATTCCGGTAACTGTGTAACCTGCCAGACGACAGGTGTTTTGGAGATTTGTTCTCCCAACCACTGCTTCGTAATATTTTGAAACATACGCGGATCACCAGTACAGAAAAATTGATGTACAGGCGTTTCATCCCCACTTGCCAGCTTGCGTTTATCATATAATATGGTGCTGATTTCCCTCGCCGTTTCATCGGCTGAGCTGATAAGCTTCACGTCCTGCCCCATCACGTCCTGAATCGTCTCCATCAGAAACGGATAATGCGTGCATCCAAGAATCAGGCAGTCAATAGGCTGTCCTTTAATATCTCCCAGCGCCTGATCCACCGTATGTGTTGTATGTTCGGACCGAAATTCCCCCTGCTCCACCAGCGGTACAAGCGCAGGACATGCCTGACTGACCACATCCACATATGGAGACAGCTGCTTGAGCGCCGACGTATAAGCACCACTCCCAATCGTGCCTACCGTGCCAATCACACCAATTCTGCCGGTGCGCGTCGCCATAATGGCTGCCCTTGCCCCCGGATGGATAACACCGATGACAGGGACATTCACCTTGGCACGAATATATTCCAGCGCAGCGGCTGTCGCGGTATTGCAGGCAATCACGATCACTTTCGGATTGAACTGGATCAAAAAATCAACGATTTGCTCCGTAAATTGTTTCACTTGTTCGGACGAACGGGGTCCGTACGGTGTCCGGGCAGTGTCCCCAAAATAAATGATCTTTTCCCGCGGGAGCTGACGCATCACTTCCTTCGCAACCGTCAATCCCCCTACACCGGAGTCTAATATAGCAATAGCTTGCTGCACGAACACACCGCTTCCTTCTTCATTAAATTCATTCTGATGATCATATATCAAAAGAGCTTTCTACCTACCCTATGAAATTTCCGGCAAAAAGGTACCTACATCTTACCCGATTTCATCGCTGTGTTCAAATTTAAATCCGCGAACCCACGCTGTCATGCAGGACATAGGCACACAACAAAGCAGGCTTTCCACCGCATAGGGGAAAGCCTGCTGATAAGCCTGGCTGCTTATTTATCGTCTTTGGACTCATCCGCAGCAAGCTTTATAATGCTGCCAGGAGCCTGCCCTTCAGGCAGTGGAGCAGCAGCTTCATGCCGCACTTCATGCTGCACTTGATCCTGATTCAGCTCTTTTGCTTGATTTGTATCCGTAACAGCAGCGGAAATTCGAATCTCTTTGCCATCGGAGGAGCAGCGCCAGGACTGAATATCCTTAAAGACTACATCCGCGGTTTCCTTTACTTTGGATACGATCTGTGAGCTCTGCTCTCCTACTTTCAAGGCGAGTTCCTGCCCTTTGTCTGACACCTGACGAGCCCCTTCGGAAATATCCTGACGCAGTTCACGTCCTGATTTTGGCGCAAGCAGCAGTGCAGTGACCGAACCAACTACCGAGCCAATTAAAGCACCCCATAACAAGCCTTTGTTCGAATCTTTCATGATCCATCTCTCCCTTGAATTGAATTAGACATCGGTTTATGAATCAGTGGTATTGTCTGCTCATCTGGGCCAATGCCTACGCTGTTGATGCATTATAAGCATGATGGGCTTGACCTGACACACTTGATTGAAAAAAAACGGAACAAAGTTAGCGTTGTCTTAGGATGCCCACCACAAGCCCGATTCACCGAGTCGTCTGAGGTACAGGCACAGCATGTTCTTCCCCCGGATTCAGGTCTACAACATATCGCCCTGGTGCAATTAAAGCAGCCTGATGCTCACAGCGCCAGCGCCGTCCGCCGGATGAGCCTAATGTCTGACCATCCTGCAGTATATCTCCCTGATCAAATATGTAATACGCGGCTCCCAGCAGCGTCTGAGCCACCGTATCGGGGTCAAGTCCGGTAAAGTGACACTGCACATCAGGCACGCCAAGCGCAGATAAACCTACCGTGTCCATGAGAAGTCCCCGCTGCTGCTCCGTACCGCCAGCTTGGTACATCCGCACATTCATCGCTGCGTACAGATGCTCCTCACGCTCTTGGGATTGGATAT harbors:
- a CDS encoding M14 family metallopeptidase yields the protein MQWIIVKTGDTLPRIASAYRMTKELLCALNPEAAAQPYLLKGQMLRVMPGTGRRYAVPPGETVRETAQRFGLTENQLREKNPEIAKMTDWGGCCIDIPDADVKSMVNIEGEYGYRELLRDIQRLETRYSCVESGSIGTSVMGKTLPYVRIGQGARHIHVNASVHANEWLTTPVLMRFIEEYAEAYHSHSLWHNFDPERWMEETTLWAVPMVNPDGVELVQEGVVNHHIYASQLLEWNGGRSHFTHWKANIRGVDLNDQFPAHWDEEAARRGILSPGPRDYAGTAPLTEPEAQALASWTQEHAFAAVVSLHSQGQEIYWNYRDLEPRESAPLSRKLAKASGYKAVKLGGSDAGYKDWFIETFGRPGFTVEVGLGVNPLPVEQFNDICVEVGMLLAALLSHKEREGGVSGQA
- a CDS encoding iron-sulfur cluster assembly accessory protein translates to MNCKITRNAAKVLKLELDKPENEGKKLRVVITHAHGDHAHYGLDLDTPGDNDTVVSTDKDIDVILENGQPMLDGVKIDYLYLPQEGFVITNPSKGNHGDH
- a CDS encoding YtxH domain-containing protein, which produces MKDSNKGLLWGALIGSVVGSVTALLLAPKSGRELRQDISEGARQVSDKGQELALKVGEQSSQIVSKVKETADVVFKDIQSWRCSSDGKEIRISAAVTDTNQAKELNQDQVQHEVRHEAAAPLPEGQAPGSIIKLAADESKDDK
- a CDS encoding aldo/keto reductase, whose amino-acid sequence is MTKHITDCTILNNGVTMPWLGLGTYKAKGKEVQQAVETALEVGYRSIDTASIYGNEEEVGQAIASSGVARNELFVTTKLWNDDQGYDAALRAFEASQKALGLNVIDLYLIHWPGRDQYKETWRAFERLYSEGSVRAIGVSNFQVHHLRDIIDEGGTVPAVNQVELHPGLIQQELQDFCGAQGIQLEAWSPIMKGKLNQDSTLKGLAQKYGKTPAQVILRWDIQNQIVTIPKSVTPERIRENADIFDFELTPDELRQIDALDADKRTGPHPDQLFWD
- a CDS encoding DUF1450 domain-containing protein, with product MANDIRVCEKCNHIRLKSIVPKLEKMAPGTEVKIGCKSYCGPCAKRAFVFVNGRYISAPSEEEVLAKVSKFIK
- the racE gene encoding glutamate racemase — protein: MQQAIAILDSGVGGLTVAKEVMRQLPREKIIYFGDTARTPYGPRSSEQVKQFTEQIVDFLIQFNPKVIVIACNTATAAALEYIRAKVNVPVIGVIHPGARAAIMATRTGRIGVIGTVGTIGSGAYTSALKQLSPYVDVVSQACPALVPLVEQGEFRSEHTTHTVDQALGDIKGQPIDCLILGCTHYPFLMETIQDVMGQDVKLISSADETAREISTILYDKRKLASGDETPVHQFFCTGDPRMFQNITKQWLGEQISKTPVVWQVTQLPE